One Bacillus sp. 1780r2a1 DNA segment encodes these proteins:
- a CDS encoding ABC transporter permease, producing the protein MEHSHQELNRVQDVHVTYKKNTWPILNTYLPPVIVFMLFMLFWQFGTQLLQIPPYLLPKPMDIVEAAVMNWSNLSSAVIRTITESMLGFMFSVIGGVIGALLMSSSKLLERSLYPYAILLQTIPIVAIAPIIVIWFGSGMNAIVIIAFTIGFFPMLSNTLIGLNATDRGMINLLKLYQASPWQIMWKVRIPAALPYIMAGLKISCTLAVVGAIVGEYIAGIGGGDGGLGYAITVASSRMETAYLFACGISASILGVGFFLLVNLFSKLLLGSWHESEMKREN; encoded by the coding sequence ATGGAACATTCCCATCAGGAGTTAAATCGAGTCCAAGATGTACACGTTACCTACAAGAAAAATACATGGCCAATACTAAATACGTATCTTCCGCCTGTTATCGTATTTATGCTGTTTATGCTATTTTGGCAGTTTGGCACCCAACTGCTTCAAATTCCACCTTATTTATTACCAAAACCAATGGATATTGTAGAAGCTGCCGTAATGAACTGGAGTAATCTAAGTAGTGCTGTTATTCGAACGATTACAGAGTCGATGCTCGGGTTTATGTTTAGCGTAATAGGCGGAGTAATTGGAGCACTATTAATGTCTAGCTCTAAGCTTTTAGAACGCAGCTTATATCCATATGCCATTTTATTACAGACTATTCCTATTGTGGCTATTGCACCGATCATCGTGATTTGGTTTGGTTCAGGTATGAATGCTATTGTAATCATTGCGTTTACAATTGGCTTTTTCCCTATGCTATCCAACACGCTCATTGGCTTAAATGCAACGGATCGTGGCATGATTAATTTGTTAAAGCTTTACCAAGCGTCACCTTGGCAAATTATGTGGAAAGTGCGAATTCCAGCTGCTCTTCCTTATATCATGGCAGGATTAAAAATTTCCTGTACCTTAGCAGTGGTAGGAGCTATCGTAGGAGAATACATAGCCGGTATTGGTGGGGGTGACGGGGGTTTAGGCTATGCTATTACGGTAGCTTCGTCCCGGATGGAAACGGCTTACCTATTCGCTTGTGGTATTTCTGCCTCTATTTTAGGTGTTGGCTTTTTCTTATTGGTCAATCTATTTTCTAAGCTTTTATTAGGTTCATGGCATGAGTCAGAAATGAAGAGAGAGAATTAA
- a CDS encoding FAD-binding oxidoreductase has product MVWLQEFINEFGTDAVIVNETLREKLSKDYYWYSPVLYEQLKNKIADCAIAPTSIHELQRIVSFAVKNKVPITPRGAGTGNYGQAIPLQGGIVIDLTKLDRIDMKGDRLVSVQAGVRLGVLEKTLRQNNRELRIFPSTYMKATVGGFLCGGSGGIGSIRWGNLWDDNVSSVTVMTVEETPRLLTISGDDMQQYIHNYGTTGLVVEAKLPVEPKVSWSQHIVFFHDFREAIKFSDELAHSEEIPKRLVSVCEWPIPSHFHPLKKVLREGQSIVMLEIEEKSVHLLDCLADKYDGDIGYTIPAENYQKGLKLSDFTWNHATLWAHKHGDNLTYLQARFQTDRIFEQMADLRSKFGDEIQFHFEYIKIQGEIVPASLPVVKYKSKERLYEIIQFCRAIEVEINDPHTYILGFGGYNMRMKELLKRKELNDPYNLLNPGKLPTAKEVQEFQL; this is encoded by the coding sequence ATGGTGTGGTTACAAGAATTCATAAATGAGTTTGGAACTGATGCTGTTATTGTAAATGAGACCTTAAGAGAAAAGTTATCAAAAGACTACTATTGGTATTCTCCAGTACTGTATGAGCAGCTTAAAAATAAAATTGCTGATTGTGCAATTGCGCCTACATCAATTCATGAACTACAGCGTATCGTTTCGTTTGCCGTTAAAAATAAAGTACCTATTACACCAAGAGGAGCGGGAACAGGAAACTACGGTCAAGCAATTCCATTACAAGGTGGAATCGTTATTGACTTAACAAAACTTGACCGCATTGATATGAAAGGAGATCGCTTAGTTTCCGTGCAGGCCGGTGTGCGCTTAGGTGTATTGGAAAAAACGCTGCGTCAAAACAATCGGGAGCTTCGTATTTTTCCCAGCACTTATATGAAGGCAACAGTAGGTGGATTCTTATGCGGAGGTTCCGGTGGAATCGGATCGATTCGCTGGGGGAATTTATGGGACGATAATGTAAGTAGCGTTACTGTGATGACCGTTGAGGAAACGCCCCGGCTGTTAACTATTTCAGGTGATGATATGCAGCAGTACATCCACAATTATGGCACAACCGGTCTTGTCGTTGAAGCGAAGCTGCCGGTAGAACCAAAGGTGTCATGGTCCCAGCATATCGTTTTCTTTCATGATTTTCGTGAAGCTATTAAGTTTAGCGATGAATTAGCTCATAGTGAAGAAATCCCTAAGCGTTTGGTTTCCGTTTGTGAATGGCCAATTCCATCTCACTTTCATCCCTTGAAGAAAGTATTACGGGAAGGTCAGTCAATTGTCATGCTTGAAATTGAAGAAAAATCAGTTCATCTATTAGATTGTTTGGCAGATAAATATGATGGAGACATAGGGTACACAATTCCTGCTGAAAACTATCAAAAAGGACTAAAGCTTTCTGATTTTACATGGAATCATGCGACACTATGGGCTCATAAGCATGGAGACAATTTAACCTATTTGCAAGCTCGCTTTCAAACTGATCGAATATTTGAACAGATGGCAGACCTTCGAAGTAAATTTGGTGATGAAATTCAGTTTCATTTTGAATACATTAAAATTCAAGGGGAAATTGTACCCGCTTCGCTACCGGTGGTGAAATATAAGTCAAAAGAGAGGTTGTATGAGATTATCCAGTTCTGTAGAGCGATCGAAGTAGAAATTAATGATCCGCACACATATATACTTGGGTTTGGTGGATACAACATGAGAATGAAAGAGTTATTAAAACGAAAAGAGCTAAACGACCCTTATAACTTATTGAATCCTGGTAAGTTGCCGACGGCTAAAGAAGTCCAAGAATTTCAGTTATAG